The proteins below come from a single Tenuifilum thalassicum genomic window:
- the metK gene encoding methionine adenosyltransferase, with the protein MGYLFTSESVSEGHPDKIADQISDALLDEFLRRDPDSKVACETLVTTGLVVMSGEVKTKAYVDVQEVARRVIRRIGYTKHELRFDAESCGVISTIHEQSPDINRGVERGDELNQGAGDQGMMFGYACNETDDYMPLALVLSHVLLMELAKIRREGKEMTYLRPDSKSQVTIEYDDNNQPVRVHTIVVSTQHDEFDSDDERMLKKIKEDVRNILIPRAKARFPERVQKLFTDDYILHVNPTGKFVIGGPHGDTGLTGRKIIVDTYGGKGAHGGGAFSGKDSSKVDRSAAYAARHIAKNMVAAGIADEVLIQVAYAIGVAEPVGLYVNTYGTSHVNLSDGEIAQKISMIFDMRPGAIVKRLGLKNPIFEETAAYGHFGRDYYKREVKFILNGNCEAEKIVKKEVEFFTWEKLDYVDILKKEFNL; encoded by the coding sequence ATGGGATATCTATTTACATCGGAAAGCGTATCGGAGGGACATCCCGATAAGATTGCCGATCAAATTTCAGATGCATTACTTGACGAGTTTCTACGCCGCGATCCGGACTCGAAAGTGGCATGCGAAACATTAGTTACTACCGGTTTAGTTGTAATGAGCGGTGAGGTTAAAACCAAAGCTTATGTCGATGTTCAGGAAGTTGCCCGTCGTGTAATTCGCCGAATAGGTTATACTAAGCATGAGCTACGTTTCGATGCTGAATCGTGTGGGGTTATCTCTACCATACACGAGCAATCGCCCGATATAAATCGAGGTGTAGAACGTGGTGATGAGCTAAATCAGGGTGCTGGCGACCAGGGTATGATGTTTGGCTACGCATGCAACGAGACCGACGATTATATGCCCTTGGCTCTTGTTTTATCGCATGTGTTACTAATGGAGCTGGCTAAAATTCGTAGGGAGGGTAAGGAAATGACCTACCTTCGCCCCGATTCCAAATCGCAGGTTACCATTGAGTACGACGATAATAATCAACCTGTAAGGGTTCATACCATTGTGGTTTCAACTCAGCACGACGAGTTCGATTCCGACGATGAGCGCATGCTTAAAAAGATTAAGGAGGATGTTAGGAATATCTTAATACCAAGAGCGAAAGCTCGTTTCCCAGAGCGTGTTCAAAAACTATTTACAGACGACTATATCCTGCATGTTAACCCAACAGGAAAATTTGTAATAGGTGGACCGCATGGCGATACCGGTTTAACTGGTCGTAAAATTATTGTCGACACCTATGGTGGTAAGGGAGCCCACGGCGGTGGTGCTTTTTCGGGCAAGGATTCAAGTAAGGTTGACCGCTCTGCAGCTTACGCTGCACGCCATATTGCCAAAAATATGGTTGCAGCTGGCATTGCCGATGAGGTTCTTATTCAGGTTGCCTATGCAATTGGAGTGGCCGAGCCTGTTGGCCTTTACGTGAATACCTATGGTACTTCGCATGTAAATCTTTCCGATGGTGAGATAGCTCAAAAAATCAGTATGATTTTCGATATGCGACCCGGCGCCATTGTTAAGCGTTTAGGTTTGAAGAATCCTATCTTTGAGGAAACAGCCGCTTATGGTCATTTTGGTCGCGACTACTACAAGCGCGAGGTTAAGTTTATCCTAAATGGCAATTGTGAGGCTGAGAAAATTGTTAAAAAAGAGGTTGAGTTCTTTACCTGGGAAAAGCTCGACTATGTTGATATCCTGAAAAAAGAGTTCAACTTATAA
- the lgt gene encoding prolipoprotein diacylglyceryl transferase yields MIGFITWNIDPEIFRLGPLSIRYYGLMWALAFYVGYIIFSRFLKKEKLPQEFLDSLTMYMIVGTVIGARLGHCLFYEPQYYLSNPLEILKIWHGGLASHGAAIGILISLYLFARKQNVPMVYVLDRVVITVAIGGAFIRLGNLMNSEIYGVETTLPWGFIFERNGEILPKHPTQLYEALSYAIIFFILYRIYRKADGKLRDGFVFGIFLILLFGARFLIEYVKEPQVEFEKTMMLNMGQWLSIPFILAGIGFIVYSYLKPNIYIPSEVKPVKNQAKK; encoded by the coding sequence ATGATTGGATTTATCACCTGGAACATCGATCCTGAAATTTTTAGGTTAGGACCATTATCAATAAGATATTATGGGTTGATGTGGGCATTAGCCTTTTATGTGGGATACATCATTTTTAGTAGATTTCTTAAAAAGGAAAAATTACCACAGGAATTTCTCGATTCGCTTACCATGTATATGATTGTGGGCACGGTGATAGGTGCCCGATTGGGTCATTGCCTTTTCTACGAGCCCCAATACTATTTGAGCAACCCCTTGGAGATACTTAAAATATGGCATGGTGGGCTTGCAAGTCATGGTGCAGCAATTGGTATTCTAATATCGCTTTACCTTTTTGCTCGGAAGCAAAATGTCCCAATGGTTTACGTTTTAGATAGGGTGGTAATAACCGTTGCAATTGGCGGGGCTTTTATCCGATTAGGAAATCTGATGAACTCTGAGATTTATGGTGTTGAAACCACTCTACCTTGGGGGTTCATTTTTGAGCGCAATGGTGAGATTCTGCCTAAACATCCAACTCAGCTTTACGAGGCTTTATCGTATGCTATCATTTTCTTTATCCTTTATCGAATCTACAGAAAAGCCGATGGAAAGCTTCGCGATGGTTTTGTATTCGGAATCTTCCTGATACTTCTTTTTGGTGCTCGTTTCCTTATTGAGTACGTTAAAGAACCTCAGGTTGAGTTTGAGAAAACAATGATGCTTAACATGGGACAATGGCTTAGCATTCCATTTATACTGGCTGGTATCGGTTTTATAGTTTACTCCTATCTTAAACCAAATATTTATATTCCCTCGGAAGTTAAACCAGTTAAGAATCAGGCCAAAAAGTAA
- a CDS encoding metal ABC transporter solute-binding protein, Zn/Mn family, with protein sequence MRRIHFAILLASTSFIIAGCANKKEKASKPIIMVSIQPLKYFVDRIADSTIQVKVMVPPGSSPEMFEPTPRQMAELSQAKAYFAIGLLDFEMGMQQKLADNAQFKYVNLSQGVDLIKGECHHEHGDEDAEGHHHAVDPHIWMSTVNAKVMANSIVKNLTMLFPDKEKVFSENLSSFLQEIDSIDQAIRSIVEKSGRKSFIIYHPALSYFARDFGLTQLSIEHEGKSPSAKGVMEVVEHCRNEGITTILSQSQFDTHNSQTIANEIGGTVIKVDPLQENWANSMIHIANAIAGNRK encoded by the coding sequence ATGAGGAGAATTCATTTTGCCATACTTTTAGCATCCACTTCTTTCATCATTGCTGGATGCGCAAACAAAAAGGAGAAAGCTTCTAAACCCATTATAATGGTTAGCATACAGCCGTTAAAGTATTTTGTTGATAGAATAGCCGATTCAACCATTCAGGTAAAGGTGATGGTACCACCGGGTAGTAGCCCGGAGATGTTTGAACCAACGCCACGGCAAATGGCAGAGCTATCCCAGGCAAAGGCATACTTTGCCATTGGCCTACTCGATTTTGAAATGGGTATGCAACAAAAGCTTGCCGATAATGCACAGTTTAAATATGTAAACCTTTCGCAGGGAGTTGATCTTATTAAAGGTGAATGCCATCATGAGCATGGCGATGAGGATGCAGAAGGTCATCACCATGCTGTTGACCCACACATTTGGATGTCAACAGTAAATGCTAAAGTTATGGCTAACAGCATTGTCAAAAACCTCACAATGCTCTTTCCAGATAAAGAAAAGGTATTCTCAGAAAATCTTAGCTCATTCCTCCAAGAGATTGATTCCATTGACCAAGCTATTAGGAGCATTGTTGAAAAATCTGGGCGTAAATCGTTCATCATTTATCATCCAGCTCTAAGCTACTTTGCACGTGATTTTGGACTGACTCAGCTCAGCATTGAGCATGAAGGGAAAAGCCCATCGGCTAAGGGTGTAATGGAGGTGGTGGAGCATTGTCGTAACGAGGGAATAACTACCATTCTTTCTCAAAGCCAATTCGACACGCATAACTCTCAAACCATTGCCAATGAAATTGGTGGAACGGTTATAAAAGTTGACCCACTTCAAGAGAATTGGGCTAATAGTATGATTCATATTGCTAATGCAATTGCAGGTAATAGGAAATAA
- a CDS encoding metal ABC transporter ATP-binding protein, producing MKEEPKKLIEIKNVTAGYGNNIVLRDVSLSIYSNDFIGIIGPNGGGKTTLIKLLVGQLKPLSGNIVFHTKGNGSLIGYLPQASQIDKNFPISVMEVILSGLLEKKGIFGNYSRNQKSAAVELMKQVGIDHLKNKSIGQLSGGQLQRVLLCRALISEPQVLILDEPNTYVDNKFEGELYEMLRKLNDRMAIVMVSHDLGTITSYVKTIACVNGTLFYHQSNQITNEQLASYNCPIQIIAHGPVPHTVLVDHDNQHTHNHQH from the coding sequence ATGAAAGAAGAACCTAAAAAGCTGATAGAGATAAAGAACGTAACCGCTGGTTATGGTAATAACATTGTTTTACGCGATGTTAGCCTTTCCATATACAGCAACGATTTTATAGGGATTATTGGCCCCAATGGGGGAGGCAAAACAACTCTAATAAAATTACTTGTTGGGCAGCTAAAGCCATTAAGTGGTAATATTGTTTTTCATACCAAAGGGAATGGTTCGCTAATTGGCTATCTGCCGCAAGCTAGTCAAATTGATAAGAACTTTCCAATTTCAGTGATGGAGGTGATACTCTCTGGACTTTTAGAAAAAAAAGGGATTTTTGGAAATTACAGTCGCAATCAAAAGAGTGCAGCCGTAGAGCTAATGAAGCAAGTTGGGATAGATCACCTTAAGAATAAAAGTATTGGTCAACTCTCAGGTGGGCAACTACAACGCGTTCTACTTTGCAGGGCATTAATATCGGAACCTCAGGTGCTCATCCTTGATGAGCCCAACACCTATGTCGATAACAAATTTGAGGGGGAGCTTTACGAGATGCTTCGTAAGCTAAACGACAGGATGGCCATTGTGATGGTATCGCACGATTTGGGCACAATTACTTCATACGTTAAAACCATTGCCTGCGTTAATGGTACGCTGTTTTATCATCAGTCGAACCAAATTACCAACGAGCAGCTTGCATCATATAATTGTCCCATTCAAATCATTGCTCACGGACCAGTCCCACATACGGTTTTAGTTGACCATGACAATCAACATACCCATAACCATCAACATTAA
- a CDS encoding metal ABC transporter permease: MFEAINQFFQYTFIQNAFMAAILLSIITGLIGSYIVVRRVVFLSGGITHASFGGIGIAWYFGLNPILGAAVFSVLSALGLVYLSQGKTLREDSAIGMLWSFGMAIGILFIFLTPGYAPNLMSFLFGSILTISTTDILLLLILSLLIIAFFMAFYYPILFVAFDSDFAKTQNVPVKLIGYSLAVLIALSIVFSIRAVGIILIISLLTIPANIANAITNRFKSIILLSTIISFISIAIGIVVSFRLNVPSGATIIIILMAFYLIVSLYAKTTTKLNDEVGMG; this comes from the coding sequence ATGTTTGAGGCAATTAACCAGTTTTTTCAGTATACGTTTATCCAAAATGCTTTCATGGCAGCTATTCTGCTGTCAATAATTACCGGATTAATTGGCTCATACATTGTGGTAAGGCGTGTGGTGTTTTTGAGTGGAGGTATTACTCATGCTTCGTTTGGCGGAATTGGAATTGCCTGGTACTTTGGACTTAATCCCATTCTTGGGGCGGCAGTTTTTTCCGTACTATCGGCCTTAGGCCTTGTGTACCTATCGCAAGGTAAGACTCTACGCGAAGATTCTGCTATTGGAATGTTATGGTCCTTTGGTATGGCTATAGGAATCCTTTTTATTTTCCTTACGCCCGGTTATGCACCTAACCTTATGTCGTTCCTGTTTGGAAGCATTCTTACCATTTCTACAACCGATATACTACTCCTTCTCATCCTTTCCTTACTAATCATTGCCTTTTTTATGGCGTTCTACTATCCGATACTATTTGTGGCTTTCGATAGCGATTTTGCTAAAACCCAAAATGTTCCCGTTAAACTTATTGGTTACTCATTGGCCGTGCTTATTGCTCTTTCCATTGTTTTCTCCATAAGAGCGGTTGGCATCATTTTAATAATATCGCTGCTAACCATTCCCGCAAATATCGCCAATGCTATAACCAATCGGTTTAAATCTATCATTCTTTTATCAACCATTATTAGCTTTATATCAATAGCTATTGGAATTGTTGTTTCATTCAGGCTCAATGTGCCATCGGGTGCAACCATAATAATTATCCTAATGGCTTTTTATTTAATAGTTTCACTATATGCAAAAACCACAACAAAGCTAAATGATGAAGTCGGTATGGGATAA